One segment of Tamandua tetradactyla isolate mTamTet1 chromosome 13, mTamTet1.pri, whole genome shotgun sequence DNA contains the following:
- the CCNJ gene encoding cyclin-J isoform X1, with protein MELEGQWWRGQLAADIHQALRHKELNLPSYKGQSPQLSLRRYFADLIAIVSNRFTLCPSARHLAVYLLDLFMDRYDISIQQLHLVALSCLLLASKFEEKEDSVPKLEQLNSLGCMTNMNLVLTKQNLLHMELLLLETFQWNLCLPTAAHFIEYYLSEAVHETDLHDGWPMICLEKTKLYMAKYADYFLEVSLQDYAFLNYAPSLVAAACVASSRIILRLSPTWPTRLHRLTAYSWDFLVQCIERLLIAHDNDVKEANKQRGQAGPQSAQLSVFQTASQTSRPLHFQQPQYLHQAHQTSLQYRHPVSEQASCQQIVSTTHTSSYTLQTCPTGFQTSVQGLGHVQTGIGMSLAIPVEVKPCLSVSYNRSYQINEHYPCITPCFER; from the exons ATGGAGCTGGAGGGGCAGTGGTGGCGAGGACAGCTGGCCGCCGATATTCATCAAGCGCTTCGGCACAAG GAGCTGAATTTGCCCTCCTACAAAGGCCAGTCCCCTCAGCTAAGTCTCAGGCGATATTTTGCTGACTTGATTGCCATTGTGAGCAATCGCTTCACACTCTGCCCTTCCGCCAGGCATCTTGCTGTCTATTTGCTGGACCTGTTCATGGATCGCTATGACATCTCTATCCAACAGCTACATTTAGTTGCGCTTTCTTGTCTGCTTCTAGCAA gtaaatttgaagaaaaagaagacagtgtGCCTAAGTTGGAACAGCTCAATAGCCTGGGTTGTATGACTAATATGAATCTAGTATTAACAAAGCAAAATTTGCTACATATGGAACTATTATTATTAGAAACCTTTCAGTGGAACCTCTGCCTTCCAACAGCTGCCCATTTCATCGAGTATTATCTCTCCGAAGCAGTACATGAAACAGATCTTCATGATGGCTGGCCAATGATTTGTTTGGAGAAAACTAAACTCTACATGGCCAAGTATGCAGATTACTTCCTAGAAGTATCTTTGCAAG ATTATGCCTTTCTAAATTATGCACCTTCTTTAGTAGCTGCTGCATGTGTGGCTTCTTCAAGAATTATACTTCGTCTTTCTCCAACATGGCCTACAAGACTACATCGTCTTACTGCTTACTCCTGGGATTTCTTAGTGCAGTGCATTGAACGGCTATTGAT CGCTCATGATAATGATGTGAAAGAAGCGAACAAACAGAGGGGGCAGGCTGGGCCTCAGTCAGCACAGCTAAGTGTGTTCCAGACAGCTTCCCAGACCTCGAGGCCACTTCACTTTCAACAACCTCAGTATCTGCATCAAGCGCATCAGACCTCACTGCAGTATCGTCATCCTGTATCAGAACAAGCAAGCTGTCAACAGATCGTATCTACCACACACACCTCATCTTACACATTACAGACATGTCCTACTGGCTTCCAAACTAGCGTTCAGGGCCTTGGGCACGTGCAAACTGGTATTGGGATGTCATTAGCGATACCAGTTGAAGTCAAGCCCTGTCTGAGTGTTTCTTATAACCGGAGTTATCAGATAAATGAACACTACCCTTGCATTACGCCATGTTTTGAAAGGTGA
- the CCNJ gene encoding cyclin-J isoform X3, with protein sequence MELEGQWWRGQLAADIHQALRHKELNLPSYKGQSPQLSLRRYFADLIAIVSNRFTLCPSARHLAVYLLDLFMDRYDISIQQLHLVALSCLLLASKFEEKEDSVPKLEQLNSLGCMTNMNLVLTKQNLLHMELLLLETFQWNLCLPTAAHFIEYYLSEAVHETDLHDGWPMICLEKTKLYMAKYADYFLEVSLQAAACVASSRIILRLSPTWPTRLHRLTAYSWDFLVQCIERLLIAHDNDVKEANKQRGQAGPQSAQLSVFQTASQTSRPLHFQQPQYLHQAHQTSLQYRHPVSEQASCQQIVSTTHTSSYTLQTCPTGFQTSVQGLGHVQTGIGMSLAIPVEVKPCLSVSYNRSYQINEHYPCITPCFER encoded by the exons ATGGAGCTGGAGGGGCAGTGGTGGCGAGGACAGCTGGCCGCCGATATTCATCAAGCGCTTCGGCACAAG GAGCTGAATTTGCCCTCCTACAAAGGCCAGTCCCCTCAGCTAAGTCTCAGGCGATATTTTGCTGACTTGATTGCCATTGTGAGCAATCGCTTCACACTCTGCCCTTCCGCCAGGCATCTTGCTGTCTATTTGCTGGACCTGTTCATGGATCGCTATGACATCTCTATCCAACAGCTACATTTAGTTGCGCTTTCTTGTCTGCTTCTAGCAA gtaaatttgaagaaaaagaagacagtgtGCCTAAGTTGGAACAGCTCAATAGCCTGGGTTGTATGACTAATATGAATCTAGTATTAACAAAGCAAAATTTGCTACATATGGAACTATTATTATTAGAAACCTTTCAGTGGAACCTCTGCCTTCCAACAGCTGCCCATTTCATCGAGTATTATCTCTCCGAAGCAGTACATGAAACAGATCTTCATGATGGCTGGCCAATGATTTGTTTGGAGAAAACTAAACTCTACATGGCCAAGTATGCAGATTACTTCCTAGAAGTATCTTTGCAAG CTGCTGCATGTGTGGCTTCTTCAAGAATTATACTTCGTCTTTCTCCAACATGGCCTACAAGACTACATCGTCTTACTGCTTACTCCTGGGATTTCTTAGTGCAGTGCATTGAACGGCTATTGAT CGCTCATGATAATGATGTGAAAGAAGCGAACAAACAGAGGGGGCAGGCTGGGCCTCAGTCAGCACAGCTAAGTGTGTTCCAGACAGCTTCCCAGACCTCGAGGCCACTTCACTTTCAACAACCTCAGTATCTGCATCAAGCGCATCAGACCTCACTGCAGTATCGTCATCCTGTATCAGAACAAGCAAGCTGTCAACAGATCGTATCTACCACACACACCTCATCTTACACATTACAGACATGTCCTACTGGCTTCCAAACTAGCGTTCAGGGCCTTGGGCACGTGCAAACTGGTATTGGGATGTCATTAGCGATACCAGTTGAAGTCAAGCCCTGTCTGAGTGTTTCTTATAACCGGAGTTATCAGATAAATGAACACTACCCTTGCATTACGCCATGTTTTGAAAGGTGA
- the CCNJ gene encoding cyclin-J isoform X2, whose amino-acid sequence MAKERRKILETTCEKLELNLPSYKGQSPQLSLRRYFADLIAIVSNRFTLCPSARHLAVYLLDLFMDRYDISIQQLHLVALSCLLLASKFEEKEDSVPKLEQLNSLGCMTNMNLVLTKQNLLHMELLLLETFQWNLCLPTAAHFIEYYLSEAVHETDLHDGWPMICLEKTKLYMAKYADYFLEVSLQDYAFLNYAPSLVAAACVASSRIILRLSPTWPTRLHRLTAYSWDFLVQCIERLLIAHDNDVKEANKQRGQAGPQSAQLSVFQTASQTSRPLHFQQPQYLHQAHQTSLQYRHPVSEQASCQQIVSTTHTSSYTLQTCPTGFQTSVQGLGHVQTGIGMSLAIPVEVKPCLSVSYNRSYQINEHYPCITPCFER is encoded by the exons ATggcaaaggagagaagaaaaatccTAGAAACTACATGTGAGAAATTG GAGCTGAATTTGCCCTCCTACAAAGGCCAGTCCCCTCAGCTAAGTCTCAGGCGATATTTTGCTGACTTGATTGCCATTGTGAGCAATCGCTTCACACTCTGCCCTTCCGCCAGGCATCTTGCTGTCTATTTGCTGGACCTGTTCATGGATCGCTATGACATCTCTATCCAACAGCTACATTTAGTTGCGCTTTCTTGTCTGCTTCTAGCAA gtaaatttgaagaaaaagaagacagtgtGCCTAAGTTGGAACAGCTCAATAGCCTGGGTTGTATGACTAATATGAATCTAGTATTAACAAAGCAAAATTTGCTACATATGGAACTATTATTATTAGAAACCTTTCAGTGGAACCTCTGCCTTCCAACAGCTGCCCATTTCATCGAGTATTATCTCTCCGAAGCAGTACATGAAACAGATCTTCATGATGGCTGGCCAATGATTTGTTTGGAGAAAACTAAACTCTACATGGCCAAGTATGCAGATTACTTCCTAGAAGTATCTTTGCAAG ATTATGCCTTTCTAAATTATGCACCTTCTTTAGTAGCTGCTGCATGTGTGGCTTCTTCAAGAATTATACTTCGTCTTTCTCCAACATGGCCTACAAGACTACATCGTCTTACTGCTTACTCCTGGGATTTCTTAGTGCAGTGCATTGAACGGCTATTGAT CGCTCATGATAATGATGTGAAAGAAGCGAACAAACAGAGGGGGCAGGCTGGGCCTCAGTCAGCACAGCTAAGTGTGTTCCAGACAGCTTCCCAGACCTCGAGGCCACTTCACTTTCAACAACCTCAGTATCTGCATCAAGCGCATCAGACCTCACTGCAGTATCGTCATCCTGTATCAGAACAAGCAAGCTGTCAACAGATCGTATCTACCACACACACCTCATCTTACACATTACAGACATGTCCTACTGGCTTCCAAACTAGCGTTCAGGGCCTTGGGCACGTGCAAACTGGTATTGGGATGTCATTAGCGATACCAGTTGAAGTCAAGCCCTGTCTGAGTGTTTCTTATAACCGGAGTTATCAGATAAATGAACACTACCCTTGCATTACGCCATGTTTTGAAAGGTGA